The genomic interval AAACCCAAATCTTTCTGTAAGATGGGAACACATCAGTGGTGTTTTAatccaataacaacaaaactaaacagTGAATGGTCACATGATGCTGCTGTCCTGAATGCTGCTGAATGGTCACATGATGCTGCTGTCCTGAATTCTCAATTCAGGACAGCAGAAGTGCAGGattcttcagtgtgtttatcaGAGAGCTGATTACGGAGGACACTGGAACATACGCGTGTGCTGTTGTTGTGTCTGATGAAATACAGATCTACACTGTAGTGAAGCTGAAAGTAACAGAAGATGAGGATCTTTAATTATGTGTTTTATCAGAAGAAACATcagatttatatgtaaatttactgtATAACTCTCTAAGTGTTGTTAATCAGAGCTaggacacatatacacatataaactgatctgattggttgtgaTTTGCAGATCTGTCCTGTGAGAAGTCCATCAGTAAGACTGTCCATGTAGGAGGAGATTTGAATATCAGCTGTAAATACCCACAATCCCTCAGGAGTGACCCCAAGTTTCTCTGCAAGACGAGGCTGCAACGTGCTGCTTGTTCTTATAAAGAATCTGTTAAAGAAAgcagaaaatatgtaaatatgggGAAATTCTCCCTGTACGATGACAGAGAAACACAAATGTTGACTGTGAGTATTAGAAATGTAACTGAGCAGGACTCTGGTGAATACTGGTGTGGAGCTGAAGCAGCCTGGACATCTGATCATGGATACAAGGTTTATTTCACACAGATCGACCTGACAGTTACTGGTGAGTTTGTAGAGACATGGAGACACGTTGTCTCAGTCAGTATTTCTGAAGTTCCACACATAGAGAATGTACACTGTATTGTGTTGCATCTGTGCTGCTATCAGTCATTTACTAGATTCACTCACTTAATGTCTTTCATTATCGAACTAAACTTTTCACTGCTTTAGATCCACATGTCCCAGTTTCAACCTCGATATCAACacaaccttcatcatcatcatcatcatcctcatcatcatcatcaccatcatcatcatcctcttctGAGTCTACTCCAGCTTCTCCTCCAGCAGGTGATTCTGCTCAGATCCTCATCACCCCCAGAGTCTAACTACATGACTTTGATGAATCTGATCCCTTATGAATGATCAGCATGTAGGTTAAAGTGACTgactgtttctttctcttccagGATTTCCAGCTTCCACTGTGATCACTGTGTCTGTaattctgctgctgcttctgattgGAATCATATTCCTCTTTGTGATTCTACATAAGAAATGCAGGATACAAGGTCTAGTCTGTTTAATATTACTTACAAACTTCATCTTTGAGGAAACATATTTACTACACTACTTGCTGTTTAATCATGTCTGAATGGTTTCAGATgctcggagtgtgtgtgtgtgtgtgtgtgtgtgttgttacccTTGTTCATTAGTCAGTTACATGTTCAGTAGGAGGAGTAGTTAGTGACACAGTGATCCTGTCCATGCTGACCAACAATGAGCACGGATgagaagagacagaaaatgaaCCCATAATACAGAT from Ictalurus furcatus strain D&B chromosome 11, Billie_1.0, whole genome shotgun sequence carries:
- the LOC128614975 gene encoding polymeric immunoglobulin receptor-like isoform X3 gives rise to the protein MKILLIFTLCLISDGGDSKEVTGYSGGGVLIKCKYTTEYRENQKYFCKGSVPGCSDQIKTGAKNEWINSGRFSLFDDTKSAEFSVMIRELTVEDTGTYQCAVNKDLWKDIYTPVELKVKEDLSCEKSISKTVHVGGDLNISCKYPQSLRSDPKFLCKTRLQRAACSYKESVKESRKYVNMGKFSLYDDRETQMLTVSIRNVTEQDSGEYWCGAEAAWTSDHGYKVYFTQIDLTVTDPHVPVSTSISTQPSSSSSSSSSSSSPSSSSSSESTPASPPAGFPASTVITVSVILLLLLIGIIFLFVILHKKCRIQAGTASIGESSVQGSGNDQEEVKDTRRRSASDAGKIYCNVQLATIPSDPPQNVYANM
- the LOC128614975 gene encoding CMRF35-like molecule 6 isoform X7: MCFIRRNIRFIYLSCEKSISKTVHVGGDLNISCKYPQSLRSDPKFLCKTRLQRAACSYKESVKESRKYVNMGKFSLYDDRETQMLTVSIRNVTEQDSGEYWCGAEAAWTSDHGYKVYFTQIDLTVTDPHVPVSTSISTQPSSSSSSSSSSSSPSSSSSSESTPASPPAGFPASTVITVSVILLLLLIGIIFLFVILHKKCRIQAGTASIGESSVQGSGNDQEVTVFISVCVQYHNLLSLKIHENIYMCCFCFSVLTVFDYEEVKDTRRRSASDAGKIYCNVQLATIPSDPPQNVYANM
- the LOC128614975 gene encoding polymeric immunoglobulin receptor-like isoform X5; translation: MKILLIFTLCLISDGGDSKEVTGYSGGGVLIKCKYTTEYRENQKYFCKGSVPGCSDQIKTGAKNEWINSGRFSLFDDTKSAEFSVMIRELTVEDTGTYQCAVNKDLWKDIYTPVELKVKEDLSCEKSISKTVHVGGDLNISCKYPQSLRSDPKFLCKTRLQRAACSYKESVKESRKYVNMGKFSLYDDRETQMLTVSIRNVTEQDSGEYWCGAEAAWTSDHGYKVYFTQIDLTVTDPHVPVSTSISTQPSSSSSSSSSSSSPSSSSSSESTPASPPAGFPASTVITVSVILLLLLIGIIFLFVILHKKCRIQGTASIGESSVQGSGNDQEEVKDTRRRSASDAGKIYCNVQLATIPSDPPQNVYANM
- the LOC128614975 gene encoding polymeric immunoglobulin receptor-like isoform X6 → MKILLIFTLCLISDGGDSKEVTGYSGGGVLIKCKYTTEYRENQKYFCKGSVPGCSDQIKTGAKNEWINSGRFSLFDDTKSAEFSVMIRELTVEDTGTYQCAVNKDLWKDIYTPVELKVKEDLSCEKSISKTVHVGGDLNISCKYPQSLRSDPKFLCKTRLQRAACSYKESVKESRKYVNMGKFSLYDDRETQMLTVSIRNVTEQDSGEYWCGAEAAWTSDHGYKVYFTQIDLTVTDPHVPVSTSISTQPSSSSSSSSSSSSPSSSSSSESTPASPPAGFPASTVITVSVILLLLLIGIIFLFVILHKKCRIQGTASIGESSVQGSGNDQEVKDTRRRSASDAGKIYCNVQLATIPSDPPQNVYANM
- the LOC128614975 gene encoding polymeric immunoglobulin receptor-like isoform X4; its protein translation is MKILLIFTLCLISDGGDSKEVTGYSGGGVLIKCKYTTEYRENQKYFCKGSVPGCSDQIKTGAKNEWINSGRFSLFDDTKSAEFSVMIRELTVEDTGTYQCAVNKDLWKDIYTPVELKVKEDLSCEKSISKTVHVGGDLNISCKYPQSLRSDPKFLCKTRLQRAACSYKESVKESRKYVNMGKFSLYDDRETQMLTVSIRNVTEQDSGEYWCGAEAAWTSDHGYKVYFTQIDLTVTDPHVPVSTSISTQPSSSSSSSSSSSSPSSSSSSESTPASPPAGFPASTVITVSVILLLLLIGIIFLFVILHKKCRIQAGTASIGESSVQGSGNDQEVKDTRRRSASDAGKIYCNVQLATIPSDPPQNVYANM